From Pseudodesulfovibrio nedwellii:
GCCGAGGCGAATCATCTTTTCAAGAGGGACTTCGGGCAGTCTGTCGGCAGGCATTGCTTTGACAGCTATAAGCATCGTAGTGAACCATGTTCTGATTGTTTGGTTCGTAAAACGTTCGCCGACGGCAAGACTCGTCAGCGAGAGACCGTTGTCACTACGTTGTCCGGTGAGCAAAAGAACATGCTTGTTCAGTCCGCGCCTATTTATGATGCAGCCGGAGAGATTGTGCAGGCCATGGAAATGTCCACTGATATTACAGAGATCCGTCGGTTACAGGATCATTTGACCTCGCTTGGTATCATGCTTGGTTCCATGTCGCATGGTGTCAAGGGGATGCTGACGTCACTTGATGGTGGCATTTATAGATTGGAATCCGGTCTGATAAGAAATGATGAAGTGCGCGTCAAAGATGCAACTCGCGTACTCAAGTCCATGATCGGCAGGGTTAAGAAAATGGTTCTCGATATTCTGTACTATGCCAAGTCTCGAGAGTTGGAGACGGAAGTGCTGGATGCTTCTGATTTTCTGAAGGAAACGGCAGATATTGCCGAGGCTAAGTCCTTGGCTGCCGGAGTAGAGTTTGTCTGTAATGTGCCGGACGGTTTGGGCGAACTCAAACTTGATAGTGCAGCCATGTCTGCGGCACTCGTTAATTTTCTCGAAAACGGCGTTGATGCCTGTGAAGGGCGAAATGTTGACGGAGGCGGGCGACTTGAGTTTTTCGCTGTTCGCAATGGTGACAATCTGATTATTTCCGTGGCCGATAACGGTATGGGGATGGATCAGGAGACCCGGGAAAAGATATTTACCCTGTTCTTTTCGTCCAAAGGCAAGCGCGGGACCGGCATCGGGCTGTTTATTTCAAACCAGACTATCGAGCAGCATGGCGGTTCCATTGAAGTGGATTCTTCTCCTGATAAGGGATCGAAATTTATTGTCACACTGCCGTTGAAAACAGAGGGCTGATTCACCGGGGTCCCCCATATCTGGGGCGTTTAATTGTCTGATGGATTCTGCTATGTTTTTTAGGCGTTCCAGCGCACAACACGCATTCGCCATGAGATAAATATTTATGAAATTGACCACACGCAGCAGATACGGCACACGATTGCTACTGGATATTGCTTTGCATTCCAGAGAAGGAAGACCTGTGCCGAGTAAGGACACCGCAGCACGCGAAGGATTATCCCTCAAATATCTAGAAAAGCTTATCAAGATGCTGAAGCAAGAGGGATATGTTGTGGGGAAACGTGGGCCGAACGGTGGTAATGTTCTGGTTCGGAAGCCCGAAGATATTTCCATTGGTGAAGTCGCACGTATCCTCGATGGCGAAGAGCAGGTTCTCGGATGTGATGGAGATGTCTCCACCTGTCCGCGTGCGGCGGTTTGTTTGAAGCGGTCTATATGGGACGATGCCAGCATGGCCATGTACAAGATGCTCGACTCTTTTTCTCTGGCTGATCTCATGAAGGACGCATATTTGTGTCCGCAAAATCCCCCCCCGAAAGAATAGCCGTTAAGGCGACAAAAACGGCATGCCATGAGGGAGGCGTAGTGCTGTTCAAGAGATTTCGCGAAAGTCTGATTGCCAAGCTGATACTTTTTGGAGGTGTCACGCTGCTTTTGTGCGTTATTCTCTGGTCGTGCTTCAATATCTATCATTTTAAACGGCATGTTGTGTCCAACGCCATGTCCGATATCGAGTTGGTGTCCGATACCATCATGCTTGCCCTTCACTATGCCATGATGCTGGATTCCGAAGAAGATATCGAAGAAAATATTAAGAATATCAGCCGTCAGGAAGATATTCGCAGCATCCGTGTATACAATAAGGCTGGCAAGATAGTTTTTTCCAATATCCCGGAAGAAATTGGGACTGTCATTGAGGTCGAGTCGCCTTCATGCTGGACGTGCCATCAATATACACCGACACCGCCGACCATGCCTTTGAAGCAGCGGACGCGGATGATTGATGGCGAGGGCGAGCAGCTCATGTCCATTATGACGCCTATTCCTAATTCAGAAGGGTGTTCTCCTGGACCGTGTCATGTCCACAAAGCTGAGGAGCAGGTGCTTGGTCTGCTGGACGTGACTGTGACCATGGACAAGAAGAACTCCACCATCGCTATGTTTGAGCGGGCTAATATTATTATTTCCGTGGTCGTATTTATTGCCACATTCATTGCCCTGTTCTTCTTTACTTATCGATTTATTTTCAGACCCATTAAGCGGTTTATCGTTGCCACACGTGGTTATAAGTCCTATGAGACTTTTACCGCCATCGAGATTGAGCAAGTAGACGAAATCGGTACTTTGGGCGAGGCATTCAATCTGATGGGGAAACGCGTTTCCGACAAGCACCGGGAACTCATGGAACAGCGTGAGGAATTCCGCAATCTGTTCGATAATGTTCCCTGTTTGGTCAGTGTTGTTGATCTTGATTATCGGGTTGTTCGTCATAACAACGAATACGAGCGGCACTTTGGATTGCCTATGGGCAAACGGTGTTGGCAGATCAACAAGGGCCGGCTTGAAAAGTGCGAAGAGTGTCCCGTTGATCGAACTTTTATCGACGGATTTTCTCACATGAGCGAGGAAGAGGGATTGTCCAAGGAAGGCAAGCCCATTCATTGGATTGTGTATACTTCGCCAGTGCGGGATAAGCAGGGAAAAGTGGTGGCTGCCATGGAAATGATGATCGACATCACTCGGCGCAAGGAGCTGGAGCACAAGCTGGCTGCATCCGAACATCGTTATCATGCCATTTTCGATTCTATTCCCAATGCCGTATTCGTGTTGGATCGTGACAACCTTGAAATTCTCAATTGCAATGAGGCGGCAGAGG
This genomic window contains:
- a CDS encoding RrF2 family transcriptional regulator; protein product: MKLTTRSRYGTRLLLDIALHSREGRPVPSKDTAAREGLSLKYLEKLIKMLKQEGYVVGKRGPNGGNVLVRKPEDISIGEVARILDGEEQVLGCDGDVSTCPRAAVCLKRSIWDDASMAMYKMLDSFSLADLMKDAYLCPQNPPPKE
- a CDS encoding PAS domain-containing protein, whose amino-acid sequence is MLFKRFRESLIAKLILFGGVTLLLCVILWSCFNIYHFKRHVVSNAMSDIELVSDTIMLALHYAMMLDSEEDIEENIKNISRQEDIRSIRVYNKAGKIVFSNIPEEIGTVIEVESPSCWTCHQYTPTPPTMPLKQRTRMIDGEGEQLMSIMTPIPNSEGCSPGPCHVHKAEEQVLGLLDVTVTMDKKNSTIAMFERANIIISVVVFIATFIALFFFTYRFIFRPIKRFIVATRGYKSYETFTAIEIEQVDEIGTLGEAFNLMGKRVSDKHRELMEQREEFRNLFDNVPCLVSVVDLDYRVVRHNNEYERHFGLPMGKRCWQINKGRLEKCEECPVDRTFIDGFSHMSEEEGLSKEGKPIHWIVYTSPVRDKQGKVVAAMEMMIDITRRKELEHKLAASEHRYHAIFDSIPNAVFVLDRDNLEILNCNEAAEAVYGWSREEMTGRSFMQFFREEEATDWEPALRTWSEIELCTHVTKSDQPIFASLRISPARFEEIDTLIITCTDVTKKMEAEQQLIQASKMTTLGEMSTGVAHELNQPLTILKAISNLLSRKATNGSTFDSEIMEEMAEGISTHVDRASKIIEHMREFGRKSDLKTMPVQINEVLERGFEFFSQQLSIHNIQVIWELEDDLPMIMADSNRLEQVVINLLLNSRDAIEDRWNSQGLDADKRIHIRSFSTDETVHFKVCDTGSGIPTSIRERLFEPFFTTKNVGKGTGLGLSISYGIVSDYGGDISAKSWESTGACFEIFFPRAECELCI